One stretch of Asterias rubens chromosome 8, eAstRub1.3, whole genome shotgun sequence DNA includes these proteins:
- the LOC117293801 gene encoding A-kinase anchor protein 17A-like: MTTQLCFNQSEAVELHGPHGLYIKPIAKLNISVTLPQMKTEGKSISNWEVMEKLKRMAKPDSFLVLRVSKSSLEFLRFEAEVEAKSLIKVLILRLDGKVIKLSGFPEPLKVRAAEAKINFPNRHDWDSFFRDAKNMNESNHGERPDTIKLEGLPCKWFSSTAEPDKPSELIIKKIFELFGEIRNVDVPMLDPYRHESQVIGGNFRTFSSFSTLTFEVYVQYSEYIGFVKAMDALKGMKLLKKEMSSEEGKEGKAYTADIKVDFDKTRHMSAKAIRKREKERTRLIELEKAREDQKRLEREEEEKKLEDERRRKEQEELYKKQRKQAKLTRREERRQQREKKRRRIQEEKKRIKQEAELQRRIALEERKLLIALRQLESIRLLTELLERVKVVRQQEEVQQRLEELERERLRQLEEEKQRKEEEEKMKLKEEARKRRELRRREAHLKQRLTKNLKTREEQEQEKKREGLRQKIRGRSRLKSAVIQDTKFRLDDYEEYDRRKREKNKKPKIRSAVVYKTR; this comes from the exons ATGACAACACAGCTATGTTTCAACCAGTCAGAGGCAGTCGAGCTCCATGGTCCCCATGGGCTGTACATCAAACCTATCGCCAAGCTCAACATCTCCGTAACGCTGCCGCAGATGAAGACAGAAGGGAAGTCCATCAGCAACTGGGAGGTCATGGAGAAGCTGAAGCGGATGGCCAAGCCTGATTCCTTCCTGGTCCTGAGAGTCAGCAAGAGCTCCCTGGAGTTCCTCCGCTTTGAGGCTGAGGTGGAAGCCAAAAGTCTTATCAAAGTCCTGATCCTTAGACTCGACGGGAAGGTCATCAAGCTCAGTGGATTCCCAGAGCCGCTCAAGGTCAGAGCAGCTGAGGCGAAGATAAACTTCCCCAACCGTCACGATTGGGACTCGTTCTTCCGCGATGCCAAAAACATGAATGAGAGCAATCACGGCGAGCGACCAGATACAATCAAACTGGAAGGCTTACCTTGCAAATGGTTTTCCTCAACGGCAGAGCCAGACAAACCCAGTGAGCTGATCATCAAGAAGATATTTGAGCTTTTCGGGGAGATAAGAAACGTGGATGTTCCAATGCTTGATCCGTACAGACATGAGTCTCAGGTCATCGGGGGAAACTTCAGAACGTTTTCATCCTTCAGTACGCTGACATTTGAAGTCTACGTTCAGTATAGCGAGTACATTGGATTTGTGAAGGCGATGGATGCTCTGAAGGGCATGAAGCTACTGAAGAAAGAAATGAGCTCGGAGGAAGGGAAGGAGGGCAAAGCCTATACAGCAGACATCAAG GTTGATTTCGACAAAACTCGTCACATGAGTGCCAAAGCCATCCGGAAACGAGAGAAAGAAAGAACGAGACTGATTGAACTTGAGAAAGCCAGAGAAGACCAGAAACGCTTAGAAAGAGAAGAGGAAGAAAAGAAACTGGAAGACGAAAG GAGGAGGAAAGAGCAGGAGGAGTTGTACAAGAAGCAGCGCAAACAGGCCAAGCTGACACGGCGCGAGGAACGGAGGCAGCAAAGAGAAAAGAAACGAAGACGAATTCAAGAGGAGAAGAAGAGAATCAAACAGGAGGCAGAGTTGCAGCGTCGGATAGCGCTGGAGGAACGCAAGCTTCTCATAGCACTCAGGCAGCTAGAGTCAATCAGGTTGCTGACTGAGCTTCTTGAGAGAGTCAAG GTTGTGAGACAGCAAGAGGAGGTTCAGCAGCGTCTTGAGGAGCTAGAGAGAGAAAGACTGAGACAACTCGAAGAGGAGAAGCAACGGAAGGAGGAAGAAGAGAAGATGAAGTTGAAGGAGGAGGCGAGAAAGAGGCGAGAGCTGAGACGCCGAGAGGCGCACCTCAAGCAGAGACTGACAAAGAACCTCAAGACTCGAGAGGAACAGGAGCAGGAGAAGAAGAGAGAAGGCCTCAGGCAGAAAATTAGAGGCAGATCTAGGCTTAAGTCTGCCGTCATTCAGGACACAAAGTTTCGTCTCGATGACTACGAGGAGTATGATCGGAGAAAGAGAGAGAAGAATAAGAAGCCTAAGATAAGATCTGCTGTGGTGTACAAGACGAGGTAG